The following proteins are co-located in the Pochonia chlamydosporia 170 chromosome 6, whole genome shotgun sequence genome:
- a CDS encoding EPL1-like protein (similar to Myceliophthora thermophila ATCC 42464 XP_003662032.1) → MSSRKVRVKKLSIKTPLPVLREDQIDPSEYEALSSETQISTGVEHAEEKEFHLQSILKETGTSNTQEIPVPPPQESDINYDELYPSNFHQPSSYIRFSQTVEECISCQYDMSTEDAEFLKSYNGKSPTGGPLSEDDFERIMEVFEDTAAEQTPFASVDNTIVAYDMMVPSLNHLGSTTILQHAKAIYEYWSNARQEKGNKPLHPTLKFEIHQETDDTDPYVCFRRREARQTRKTRARDNKIADTLKRLRRELEDGRQLVLLSFEREMMKREVLHMDRAVFEERARLKQMKLRLGIKGEDEDLVNQKPQKRKAAEPSSVQRQQAAQLRAPVRSDGRSVEQDLVLLSDQLAQKENELRDEIENKVQNHRRWNQNHIDLTREPLSPVKEQGTELKFRPAKTQYLMTPPASISSEEMDVDAVQPEPMDIDKPQQLPVFQFKAGAAASHDQPQTNQPSFRRRIGRLQRLWIDRRGMATPPRQDSHDYSDRWKYDSDDDDVDPPVYEVDPFDTRALKFRATIPLSPYMFRGGRPSIAPDAAHAAAAAAAAAAASNRTLPQPPPAAAQAQAAS, encoded by the exons CACTCAGTTCCGAAACCCAAATTTCAACCGGTGTCGAACACGCCGAGGAAAAG GAGTTCCATTTGCAAAGTATTCTGAAGGAGACGGGAACCAGCAATACCCAAGAAATTCCCGTACCCCCTCCTCAAGAGAGTGATATCAATTATGATGAACTCTACCCAAGTAACTTTCATCAACCATCCTCATATATTCGGTTTTCTCAGACCGTAGAGGAATGTATCAGTTGCCAATATGACATGAGCACCGAGGATGCCGAATTCCTCAAGTCATACAATGGCAAATCCCCAACTGGCGGCCCGTTGTCCGAGGACGACTTTGAGCGAATCATGGAGGTCTTTGAGGATACCGCGGCTGAGCAGACTCCATTTGCATCGGTAGACAATACTATTGTCGCCTATGACATGATGGTTCCATCACTCAACCACCTCGGTAGCACGACAATACTCCAGCATGCCAAGGCAATCTATGAGTATTGGAGTAACGCCCGCCAGGAGAAAGGCAACAAGCCTTTGCACCCCACTCTTAAATTTGAAATTCACCAGGAAACAGACGATACCGACCCCTATGTCTGtttcagaagaagagaagccagacagaccaggAAAACCAGGGCTCGGGACAACAAGATTGCCGACACGCTCAAGCGTCTTCGACGTGAGCTTGAAGATGGTCGCCAGCTTGTGCTACTGTCATTTGAGCGAGAAATGATGAAGCGCGAGGTCCTACACATGGATCGGGCCGTATTTGAAGAGCGGGCAAGGttgaagcagatgaagctgaggcTAGGTATCAAgggcgaggacgaagatCTTGTAAACCAAAAG CCCCAGAAGCGAAAGGCCGCAGAACCTTCCAGCGTTCAAAGGCAACAGGCGGCCCAACTGCGGGCACCTGTCCGTTCAGATGGTCGCTCAGTCGAACAGGACCTTGTGTTATTGTCTGACCAATTGGCGCAGAAGGAGAATGAGCTCCGCGATGAAATCGAAAACAAGGTACAGAACCACCGCAGGTGGAACCAGAACCATATCGATCTCACGAGAGAGCCGTTATCACCAGTGAAGGAGCAAGGCACGGAGCTTAAGTTCCGACCCGCCAAAACCCAGTACCTGATGACACCGCCGGCATCCATCTCCTCGGAAGAAATGGATGTGGATGCAGTGCAACCTGAGCCCATGGATATCGACAAGCCACAGCAGCTTCCAGTCTTCCAGTTCAAGGCAGGTGCTGCGGCTTCTCACGATCAGCCACAGACAAACCAGCCCTCATTCCGACGCCGCATTGGTCGTCTGCAGCGGCTATGGATTGATCGTAGAGGAATGGCGACTCCTCCAAGGCAGGATAGCCACGATTATTCCGATCGGTGGAAGTATGAttctgatgacgatgacgtcGATCCTCCAGTGTACGAAGTCGATCCATTTGATACGCGAGCACTCAAGTTCAGAGCGACGATTCCGCTGAGCCCGTACATGTTCCGCGGTGGACGACCATCGATCGCTCCAGATGCAGCCCATgctgcggcagcggcggcggcagccgcagcagcaagtAACAGAACGTTACCACAGCCTCCACCGGCAGCCGCGCAAGCGCAAGCAGCGTCATAG
- a CDS encoding methionine permease (similar to Neosartorya fischeri NRRL 181 XP_001262945.1), whose protein sequence is MADIEQQPLLADTASVFSTTGTTYTSTSDDAVTTKDHPSRSIEDDVLPETSTLGRNLTWTSSYILVISRVIGSGIFATPGTILQSVGSPGLSLLLWVVGAVIAASGLAIALEYGCMLPRSGGQKVYLEFTYRHPRFLASTLVAINAVLLGFTASNCVIFSQYVLFAAGQDAANDMSRKGLAAGLLSAVTVVHAVVPKFGVKLQNFLGWIKIGIIIFMVLCGSYVVLIRPETKSSVDVERLISFEKLWENSNWNWGVVCTALFKVFYSYAGLDNVSNVLNEVKDPVRTLRSVTLTALFTSCALYFLINVAYFLVVPLDEIKGSGELIAALFFQRIFGENVGRKVLPLAVALSAVGNVMVVAFAMARLKQEIARQGFLPFSDILSSTKPFNSPIGGLLVNYIPSLLVIVLPPSSEVYSFILEVEGYTGQIFGLAIGLGLLWLRYKRPDLRRPFTAWKSAVWLRLLLGVGLLAAPFFPPAEKYKGGMFYATYAIVGVSTIVGSVVYWYLWTVAVPKWRGYRLEEENTVLADGTTVTKLVHRRINEME, encoded by the exons ATGGCAGATATTGAACAGCAGCCGCTTTTGGCTGATACGGCCAGTGTTTTCTCGACTACCGGCACCACGTACACGTCTACATCAGACGACGCCGTCACAACTAAAGACCATCCATCCCGCTCTATTGAGGATGACGTCCTTCCCGAAACCTCTACACTCGGTCGAAACCTCACATGGACCAGTTCCTATATTCTCGTCATATCCCGTGTCATAGGAAGCGGCATCTTTGCCACGCCCGGTACCATTCTGCAGTCTGTCGGTAGTCCGGGGctgtctcttctcctctGGGTTGTCGGCGCTGTAATCGCAGCATCAGGGTTAGCAATCGCGCTCGAATATGGATGCATGCTGCCACGGTCTGGCGGTCAAAAGGTGTACCTGGAGTTTACATATCGCCATCCTCGATTTCTAGCCTCAACTCTCGTGGCTATAAATGCAGTTCTACTCGGATTCACGGCCAGCAACTGCGTCATATTCAGCCAATATGTTCTCTTTGCAGCGGGCCAGGATGCGGCGAATGACATGTCAAGGAAGGGCTTGGCAGCCGGACTGCTGAGTGCCGTTACGGTTGTGCACGCCGTGGTCCCAAAGTTTGGAGTCAAACTTCAGAACTTTTTAGGGTGGATCAAGATTGGTATCATTATATTCATGGTTCTTTGCGGGAGTTATGTGGTTCTTATTCGCCCAGAAACAAAATCGTCTGTTGATGTGGAGCGCTTGATATCTTTCGAGAAATTGTGGGAAAACAGCAACTGGAACTGGGGTGTTGTCTGCACCGCCTTGTTCAAAGTCTTCTACTCATATGCTGGCTTGGATAACGTGAGTAATGTGCTCAACGAAGTCAAGGATCCGGTGCGGACGTTACGTTCAGTCACGCTAACGGCGCTCTTTACTTCTTGTGCGCTGTACTTTTTGATCAATGTTGCTTACTTTCTGGTCGTGCCTTTGGACGAGATCAAGGGGAGTGGAGAGCTTATTGCAGCCTTGTTCTTTCAACGCATATTTGGAGAAAATGTCGGCAGAAAGGTGTTGCCTTTGGCAGTGGCGTTGTCGGCGGTTGGAAATGTCATGGTTGTGGCATTCGCAATG GCACGTCTCAAACAAGAGATTGCGAGACAAGGTTTTCTCCCCTTCTCGGACATACTCTCATCCACGAAGCCGTTCAATTCACCTATTGGTGGCTTATTGGTCAACTATATCCCGTCTTTACTGGTCATAGTCCTGCCACCGTCAAGCGAGGTATACTCCTTCATCCTCGAGGTCGAGGGCTACACTGGTCAGATTTTTGGACTGGCCATTGGCCTTGGGTTACTATGGCTTCGGTATAAACGACCAGATTTGCGGCGGCCCTTTACGGCGTGGAAGTCCGCTgtgtggttgagattgttgcttggtgttgggtTGTTGGCGGCCCCTTTCTTTCCCCCAGCAGAGAAGTATAAAGGCGGAATGTTTTATGCTACATATGCGATTGTGGGAGTAAGCAC GATTGTGGGAAGTGTTGTGTATTGGTATCTATGGACGGTTGCGGTGCCTAAGTGGAGGGGATATAGGTTGGAAGAGGAGAATACAGTGCTAGCAGATGGAACGACTGTTACGAAATTGGTTCATAGACGAATTAACGAAATGGAATGA
- a CDS encoding methyltransferase domain-containing protein (similar to Beauveria bassiana ARSEF 2860 XP_008596472.1): MAEGSEVSDEVDEVAVYPVLDVDIEADKPTQQRASSGSSVLDDSAIEEHGRTYHSYKQGTYLLPNDAEEQSRLDIQHKTITTLLGGKLALAPIEPKNVLDVATGTGIWAIEFARQYPKSNVIGSDLSLIQPKDVVHNCSFVKEDAENDEWTYNQTFDYIHFRLLFTCFNDLSAVLRKTYNHLESGGWVEFQDHTPEVLSSDGTSVGSGMEKFGHAIVRGLARFGRDATRIKSIRQLLVAQGFVDVTERVFPYPVGVWPRDPHYKEVGRWNGHNVGLGLEGAVKMLFAAGLTESEAQDLISQVRGELKSHHVHAFMPFYVVYGRKP, translated from the coding sequence ATGGCTGAAGGAAGCGAAGTTTCCGATGAAGTCGATGAAGTCGCAGTATACCCTGTGCTAGACGTCGATATCGAGGCTGACAAGCCCACGCAGCAACGCGCGTCATCAGGAAGCTCTGTTTTGGACGACAGCGCAATCGAGGAGCATGGACGTACCTATCATTCATATAAACAGGGTACATATTTACTGCCAAACGACGCAGAAGAACAAAGCAGACTCGACATCCAGCACaaaaccatcaccaccttGTTAGGTGGAAAGCTCGCCTTGGCGCCAATCGAGCCCAAAAACGTCCTCGATGTCGCCACAGGGACGGGTATTTGGGCCATTGAGTTTGCGAGACAATATCCCAAATCGAACGTGATCGGGAGCGACCTTAGCCTCATCCAACCCAAAGACGTTGTCCACAATTGCTCGTTTGTAAAGGAAGACGCAGAAAACGACGAGTGGACATataaccagacatttgactACATCCACTTTCGGCTCCTCTTCACCTGTTTCAATGACTTGTCTGCTGTGCTGCGGAAAACCTACAATCATCTGGAATCAGGCGGCTGGGTAGAGTTTCAAGACCACACACCCGAAGTCCTCTCGTCTGATGGCACCAGCGTGGGATCCGGCATGGAGAAGTTTGGTCATGCAATTGTCAGAGGTTTGGCGAGGTTCGGACGCGACGCAACTCGTATCAAGTCTATTAGACAGCTCCTCGTGGCGCAGGGCTTCGTCGATGTGACAGAGAGAGTTTTCCCGTACCCCGTGGGTGTGTGGCCTAGAGATCCTCATTATAAGGAGGTTGGCAGATGGAACGGCCACAATGTAGGCTTGGGTCTCGAAGGTGCGGTCAAGatgttgtttgctgctgGACTCACAGAGTCGGAGGCTCAAGACTTGATAAGTCAAGTGCGAGGGGAGCTGAAGAGTCATCATGTCCATGCATTTATGCCTTTCTATGTTGTCTATGGGCGCAAGCCATAG
- a CDS encoding methyltransferase (similar to Metarhizium robertsii ARSEF 23 XP_007823528.1), producing the protein MAAAAVQTPIIPNTNPQVHQTERSTPKRDVRTILNYYKPNEDGSPPHPTYIDRPETYNQPFEPHDITVRDIAGEEDKYTLDRNGFQVHRHVATEKDFLDEAQIKSNYYAETEQLLKDVTGASKVFIFDHTIRRAPPNSNGTLRGPVQRVHIDQSYSAALSRVPHHLPDQADHLLKGRVQIINVWRPIKKIERDPLAVAEAHSVPDADLVVRELIYPNRRGETYAVKYNEGHKWFYRSGLEPGQVLLIKCFDSKTDGRARRVPHTAFEDGGVGEARESIEVRALVFHEGDDGL; encoded by the exons ATGGCCGCCGCAGCTGTTCAAACACCCATCATCCCCAACACCAATCCGCAAGTCCATCAAACGGAGCGGTCCACTCCAAAGCGTGATGTGCGAACTATTCTGAATTATTATAAACCAAATGAAGATGGCTCGCCTCCTCATCCTACCTACATAGATCGTCCGGAAACGTACAACCAACCCTTCGAGCCGCATGACATTACGGTCAGGGATATTGCcggcgaagaagacaagTATACGCTTGATAGGAATGGATTCCAGGTTCATAGGCACGTTGCCACGGAAAAGGACTTTCTAGACGAGGCTCAAATCAAGAGTAACTACTATGCTGAAACGGAACAGCTCCTCAAAGACGT TACAGGAGCTTCCAAAGTCTTCATATTCGACCACACCATCCGCCGCGCACCGCCCAACTCAAACGGCACACTCCGCGGCCCAGTCCAACGCGTGCACATCGACCAGTCCTACTCGGCGGCGCTGTCCCGCGTGCCTCACCACCTCCCCGACCAGGCGGACCATCTCCTCAAGGGCCGCGTGCAGATTATCAATGTCTGGCGGCCGATCAAGAAGATTGAGCGGGATCCGCTTGCCGTTGCGGAGGCGCATTCCGTGCCGGACGCGGACCTCGTGGTACGGGAGCTGATTTATCCGAATAGAAGGGGGGAGACGTACGCCGTCAAGTATAATGAGGGGCATAAGTGGTTTTATCGGTCGGGGCTGGAGCCGGGGCAGGTGTTGCTGATTAAGTGTTTTGATAGTAAGACGGAtgggagggcgaggagggtGCCGCATACGGCGTTTGAGGATGGGGGTGTTGGGGAGGCGAGGGAGAGTATTGAGGTGAGAGCTTTGGTGTTTCATGAGGGTGACGATGGTTTGTGA
- a CDS encoding interferon-inducible GTPase (IIGP) domain-containing protein — translation MSDERPGTILSRPLSKLVNAPRNWHKVAKVLNVGIVVASNVKPYEAIHLLAFRRTETVQQQRIEEGFEADAKHVGVCGLAGTGKSSLINALRSLSNDDLGAAGILAGSKPVERAKYSAHDSSRPIILHDCPGAMATTKAAEYYHSQRMYLFDTLLIVTVQYCLLNGQPFRTVRSRSDEMVARIRDEKGCSLEDAKPIYAMEADESWAGEFSRDGAPQKIREELLRGHLLVNKNDLLALAREQVVNWPQEKGQTELHERRLLTLVSKVGTGPAEGDEDMTL, via the exons atGTCAGACGAAAGGCCAGGCACCATCCTCAGCCGCCCGCTTTCAAAGCTAGTCAACGCCCCTCGTAACTGGCACAAGGTCGCAAAAGTCCTCAACGTAGGCATCGTCGTTGCTAGCAATGTCAAGCCTTATGAAGCAAT acatcttcttgccttccGTCGCACGGAAACggtgcagcagcagaggaTCGAGGAGGGATTCGAAGCAGACGCGAAGCATGTCGGTGTCTGTGGCCTCGCGGGCACCGGGAAGAGCTCCTTGATCAACGCTCTCAGGAGTTTGTCTAACGACGACCTCGGTGCAGCTGGGATCCTCGCCGGAAGCAAGCCGGTCGAGCGAGCTAAATACTCGGCCCACGATAGCTCTCGGCCGATCATCTTGCATGATTGTCCCGGAGCGatggccaccaccaaagctgcCGAGTACTACCACAGCCAACGAATGTATCTTTTCGACACGTTGCTCATTGTTACTG TACAATACTGTCTTCTGAATGGTCAGCCATTCAGGACTGTCCGTTCCAGGTCCGACGAGATGGTGGCTCGAATTCGAGACGAGAAGGGCTGCAGCTTGGAAGACGCAAAGCCGATATACGCAATGGAGGCTGATGAGTCGTGGGCAGGTGAGTTTTCACGTGATGGCGCGCCTCAGAAAATTAGAGAGGAGCTTCTGCGAGGTCATCTTCTTGTCAATAAGAATGACCTGCTGGCGCTTGCGCGTGAGCAAGTCGTGAACTGGCCACAGGAAAAGGGGCAGACTGAGTTACATGAACGTCGGCTCCTCACCCTGGTGTCAAAGGTGGGTACTGGTCCGGCTGAGGGCGACGAGGATATGACTCTTTGA
- a CDS encoding Snf1 kinase complex beta-subunit Gal83 (similar to Metarhizium acridum CQMa 102 XP_007806803.1): MGNNHSTAAKSGSSGSPGAPPNDSASSTGTTSTPAEGHSHHHHHLLPHRKEARNHTSSHAAHSSAAPPEPSLAQATGSTIVNRPKSLPGTAVSSLSGSPHSNISTPSKPTEARAVRDEPTKPVDVPTESSSLRSHKEAQISAAREAGFDPYLVSNNSLTDMYLRGPPRLPLPIEEEVHTPGSPILAPEEGLPDVELGESSDGLTRKSSAVSATTVDDDESEELRVDKTRPVVPTRIEWKRGGDKIYVTGTIFQWNRKQRLHPVEGKPGHFATTVYILPGTHHLRFLADGIMQTSPDLPTTVDFGNNLVNYIEVNPDDAVVKPKHGSGVSKTETGADGAAVQAESESKEPTKPKGKPVLPAETYASQIPQYLLDFDQPEDSSAYRNAIGAIEKLPTPPSLPGFLGKPILNAATLMKDDNSVLNMPNHTVLNHLATSSIKNNVLAVSATTRYHNKYVTTIMYKPTSTDEG; the protein is encoded by the exons ATGGGCAATAATCATTCTACAGCCGCCAAGTCAGGCTCGTCAGGTTCGCCCGGAGCCCCGCCAAATGATTCGGCGAGCTCGACAggcacaacatcaacacccgCCGAGGGCCATagtcaccatcaccatcacctGCTGCCTCACCGGAAGGAAGCGAGAAATCATACTTCTTCACACGCTGCCCATAGCTCTGCCGCCCCGCCAGAGCCGTCCCTCGCCCAAGCAACTGGCTCGACTATCGTCAATCGGCCAAAGAGCCTGCCTGGCACAGCTGTGTCGTCTCTGAGTGGCTCTCCTCACAGCAACATATCAACTCCTTCAAAGCCAACCGAGGCTCGAGCAGTTCGCGACGAACCAACCAAGCCCGTCGATGTTCCCACAGAGTCAAGCTCGCTACGATCCCATAAAGAAGCTCAGATATCAGCCGCTCGGGAGGCCGGTTTTGATCCATACCTCGTTTCCAATAATAGCCTTACGGACATGTATCTAAGAGGACCCCCACGATTACCTCTGCCgattgaggaggaagtaCACACACCCGGGTCACCCATCTTAGCCCCTGAGGAGGGGCTTCCAGATGTCGAACTTGGCGAATCGTCTGATGGCCTTACGCGGAAGAGCTCTGCAGTCAGTGCTACAACAGTCGACGATGACGAGTCTGAAGAGTTGCGGGTCGACAAGACGAGGCCCGTTGTGCCTACGAGGATTGAGTGGAAACGCGGGGGAGACAAAATCTATGTGACTGGCACCATCTTCCAATGGAATCGCAAGCAGCGCCTGCATCCTGT TGAAGGAAAGCCAGGTCACTTTGCTACCACCGTCTACATTCTTCCAGGCACACATCATTTACGTTTCCTGGCAGATGGGATAATGCAAACTTCCCCAGACTTGCCAACCACTGTCGATTTCGGAAACAATTTAGTCAATTACATAGAAGTGAACCCTGACGATGCTGTCGTTAAGCCAAAACACGGTTCTGGTGTATCAAAGACAGAAACTGGCGCCGATGGCGCTGCAGTCCAGGCTGAATCAGAATCCAAGGAACCCACGAAGCCGAAAGGAAAACCCGTCCTGCCAGCAGAAACATACGCTAGCCAGATTCCTCAGTATTTGCTAGACTTCGACCAACCTGAAGATTCCTCGGCATACAGAAACGCAATTGGCGCCATTGAGAAGCTGCCGACGCCGCCTAGCTTACCCGGATTCCTTGGAAAGCCCATTCTCAACGCTGCTACGCTCATGAAAGACGACAACTCTGTGCTCAACATGCCTAACCATACCGTCCTCAATCATCTGGCAACAAGCAGCATTAAGAATAATGTTCTTGCTGTGTCAGCAACGACACGATATCACAACAAA TATGTCACGACAATAATGTACAAGCCTACTTCAACAGATGAAGGTTAA
- a CDS encoding glycoprotease/Kae1 family metallohydrolase (similar to Coccidioides immitis RS XP_001248936.1) codes for MAPKTTYIALGCEGSANKLGIGVILHTATDTKILSNLRHTFVSPPGTGFLPKDTAAHHRSHFVSLARAALSAASITPSDIDCICFTQGPGMGAPLTSVAIGARTLSLLWDKPLVGVNHCVGHIEMGRHITGAENPVVLYVSGGNSQVIAYAERRYRIFGETLDIAVGNCLDRFARTLAISNDPAPGYNIEQMAKRGKRLLDLPYTVKGMDCSFSGILASVDALAAQMKAAGDQAEYTAEDLCFSLQETVYAMLVEITERAMAHVGSNQVLIVGGVGCNERLQEMMGLMAQERGGSVYATDERFCIDNGIMIAQAGLLAYKTGYTTPLEDTVCTQRFRTDEVYVKWRD; via the coding sequence atggCCCCCAAAACAACATACATAGCCCTCGGATGCGAAGGCTCCGCCAACAAACTCGGCATAGGCGTCATCCTCCACACCGCAACCGACACAAAAATCCTCTCCAACCTCCGCCACACATTCGTCTCACCCCCCGGAACAGGCTTCCTGCCCAAAGACACAGCCGCCCACCACCGCTCACACTTCGTCTCCCTCGCGCGGGCCGCCCTCTCCGCCGCGTCCATCACCCCCTCCGACATAGACTGCATCTGCTTCACCCAGGGGCCCGGGATGGGCGCGCCGCTCACGTCCGTCGCCATCGGCGCCCGAACCCTCTCCCTCCTGTGGGACAAGCCCCTCGTCGGCGTGAACCACTGCGTCGGCCACATCGAAATGGGGCGGCACATCACCGGCGCAGAGAACCCCGTCGTGCTGTACGTCTCGGGCGGCAACTCACAGGTCATTGCGTATGCGGAGCGGCGGTACCGCATCTTCGGGGAGACGCTGGACATAGCCGTGGGGAACTGTCTGGACCGGTTTGCGAGGACGCTTGCGATTAGCAACGATCCCGCGCCGGGGTATAACATTGAGCAGATGGCCAAGAGGGGGAAGAGGTTGCTGGATTTGCCGTACACGGTCAAGGGGATGGACTGTTCGTTTTCCGGGATCCTGGCGAGCGTGGACGCGCTGGCGGCGCAGATGAAGGCCGCGGGTGATCAGGCGGAGTATACGGCTGAGGATTTGTGCTTTAGCTTGCAGGAGACGGTGTATGCTATGTTGGTGGAAATCACGGAGCGGGCCATGGCGCATGTGGGCAGCAACCAGGTTTTGATCGTGGGAGGTGTGGGCTGTAATGAGAGATTACAGGAAATGATGGGGTTGATGGCGCAGGAGAGAGGGGGCAGCGTGTATGCTACGGATGAGAGGTTTTGCATTGATAATGGCATCATGATTGCGCAGGCAGGGTTGTTGGCGTACAAGACGGGGTACACCACGCCGCTGGAAGATACTGTTTGCACCCAGAGGTTTAGAACAGATGAGGTGTATGTAAAGTGGAGGGATTGA